In a genomic window of Zingiber officinale cultivar Zhangliang chromosome 9B, Zo_v1.1, whole genome shotgun sequence:
- the LOC122023677 gene encoding subtilisin-like protease SBT1.8 encodes MASVAALVFVLFSFAGGVVFCNQTYIVYMDPTLRPAVHPTHHAWYAAHLQSLAIDPGRHLLYAYSDVLHGFAAALLPHHIPVLSSSPAILHIQPDPVLHLHTTRTPQFLGLASDAASALPRPIDAVEAASRDVFIAVLDTGVWPEAPSFSVPAGLPEVPSRWRGACEAGVDFSPSLCNRKLVGARSFARGFRAAAAAAGDGNVKGKPKEYQSARDRDGHGTHTASTAAGSAVANASLLGYAAGTARGMATAARVAAYKVCWASSCFGSDILAGIEAAIVDGADVLSLSLGGRSAPYFHDIIAIGAFAAADRGIFVACSAGNSGPGPATLANGAPWIATVGAGTLDRDFPAYARLGNGAKYTGVSLYSGKGMRKKLIPAVYGAGSTNASKLCLEGTLNPAQVRGKLVLCDRGVSARVEKGAVVKAAGGAGMILANTASNGEELVADSHLLPAMAVGKKEGDLIRLYITTDAKPRGVLAFGGTVLGVRPSPVVAAFSSRGPNPVSPEILKPDFIGPGVNILAGWSGEVGPTGLPKDRRRTQFNIMSGTSMSCPHISGVAALLKGAHPDWSPAAIKSALMTTAYYVDNTRSPLLDAAGGSFATPFAYGAGHVDPEKALSPGLIYDIATDDYVSFLCSLNYTIPHIKAIAKRNVTCLPKLSNPGNLNYPSFSVVFEKNLRAVKYRREVTNVGPASSYEVKVTGPDDVVVTVRPTRLVFERVHQKLKYSVTFVSKKERGKSRDEAFGRITWASKQHKVQSPVAYTWKKYTWKK; translated from the exons ATGGCGAGCGTAGCAGCGTTGGTGTTCGTGCTCTTTTCCTTCGCCGGTGGCGTTGTTTTCTGTAACCAGACGTACATCGTTTACATGGATCCGACGCTCCGCCCGGCGGTCCACCCGACCCACCACGCCTGGTACGCGGCCCACCTTCAGTCCCTCGCCATCGACCCCGGACGCCACCTCCTCTATGCCTACTCTGACGTCCTCCACGGCTTCGCTGCCGCACTCCTCCCCCACCACATCCCCGTCCTCAGCTCCTCTCCGGCCATTCTCCATATCCAACCCGACCCTGTTCTTCATCTCCACACCACCCGGACTCCCCAGTTCCTAGGCCTCGCCTCCGACGCCGCCTCCGCCCTACCCCGTCCCATCGACGCCGTCGAGGCCGCCTCCCGAGACGTTTTCATCGCTGTGCTTGATACTGGTGTCTGGCCGGAGGCTCCTAGCTTCTCCGTTCCCGCGGGCCTCCCTGAGGTCCCATCCCGGTGGCGCGGCGCATGTGAGGCTGGAGTCGATTTCTCCCCCTCGTTATGTAACCGCAAGCTGGTTGGCGCCCGGAGCTTTGCTCGGGGCTTCCGCGCCGCTGCAGCGGCTGCCGGCGACGGCAATGTGAAGGGGAAGCCTAAGGAGTACCAGTCGGCGCGGGATCGCGACGGGCATGGAACACATACGGCGTCGACGGCTGCTGGATCCGCGGTGGCGAATGCTAGCCTCCTCGGGTACGCTGCTGGGACAGCCCGGGGCATGGCGACCGCCGCCCGAGTCGCTGCCTACAAGGTCTGTTGGGCTTCCAGCTGCTTCGGGTCCGACATCCTTGCCGGGATCGAAGCCGCCATCGTCGACGGCGCCGACGTGCTCTCTCTATCCCTCGGCGGTAGATCTGCCCCTTACTTCCACGACATCATCGCCATCGGCGCCTTCGCCGCTGCGGATCGTGGCATCTTCGTCGCCTGCTCGGCCGGAAACAGTGGCCCCGGCCCAGCAACCCTAGCCAACGGTGCCCCCTGGATCGCCACCGTTGGGGCCGGAACCCTGGACCGCGACTTCCCGGCCTACGCCCGTCTCGGGAACGGCGCGAAGTACACCGGCGTCTCACTCTACAGCGGCAAAGGCATGAGGAAGAAGCTGATCCCGGCAGTGTACGGCGCCGGGAGCACCAACGCAAGTAAGCTGTGCCTTGAGGGGACACTGAACCCTGCACAGGTGCGTGGGAAACTAGTGCTCTGCGATCGCGGGGTGAGCGCCCGCGTCGAGAAGGGGGCGGTGGTGAAGGCCGCCGGAGGGGCCGGGATGATTCTGGCGAACACCGCATCTAACGGGGAGGAGCTGGTCGCCGACAGCCACCTACTGCCGGCGATGGCCGTGGGGAAGAAAGAAGGCGACCTGATAAGGTTGTACATCACCACCGACGCGAAGCCGAGGGGAGTGCTAGCTTTTGGGGGAACAGTGCTAGGGGTGCGGCCGTCGCCGGTGGTGGCAGCCTTCAGCTCGAGGGGGCCGAATCCGGTGTCGCCGGAGATACTAAAGCCAGACTTCATCGGGCCTGGAGTAAACATCTTAGCAGGATGGTCAGGAGAAGTTGGACCGACGGGGTTGCCCAAGGATCGCCGGAGGACTCAGTTCAATATAATGTCTG GAACATCAATGTCATGCCCGCACATCAGTGGAGTTGCTGCACTGCTGAAAGGTGCACACCCTGACTGGAGCCCTGCCGCCATCAAGTCTGCTCTCATGACAACTGCATATTACGTCGACAACACCAGATCTCCCCTTCTTGACGCTGCCGGAGGTTCATTCGCCACGCCATTTGCTTATGGCGCTGGCCATGTCGATCCAGAGAAAGCCCTCTCCCCAGGCCTCATCTATGACATCGCGACGGATGACTACGTTTCTTTCCTTTGCTCTTTGAACTACACCATTCCGCACATCAAGGCCATCGCAAAGCGGAACGTCACTTGCTTGCCGAAGCTGTCAAATCCGGGTAACCTCAACTACCCTTCCTTCTCAGTGGTGTTCGAGAAGAATTTGAGGGCCGTAAAGTACAGAAGGGAGGTGACGAATGTCGGCCCTGCATCGTCGTATGAAGTAAAGGTTACTGGACCCGACGATGTGGTTGTGACGGTTAGGCCAACACGCCTTGTATTCGAACGTGTTCATCAGAAGCTGAAGTACAGTGTGACGTTCGTATCGAAGAAGGAAAGGGGGAAATCGAGGGATGAGGCATTTGGTCGGATCACCTGGGCTAGCAAGCAGCACAAAGTGCAAAGTCCTGTAGCCTATACATGGAAGAAGTATACATGGAAGAAGTGA